One window from the genome of Thermaerobacter marianensis DSM 12885 encodes:
- a CDS encoding bifunctional riboflavin kinase/FAD synthetase → MEVIYGIENWRGSQPACVAVGTFDGVHRGHQALLRGAVAAAHAQQAVAVALTFDPHPLAVLAPDRVPLLLGTLEDRLALFAAAGIDRALVMRFDRHLAQTSAEDFARGVLAERLQARAVFVGYNFRFGRGGAGTPEDLERWGSRWGFWTHVVPPVRVGNQVVSSSRVRALLEAGQVEAAAEALGRLYSVAGRVVRGEGRGAGLGFPTANLELAANLVLPAPGVYAVWVRHGDALRPGVANLGRRPTFGGGELRLEVHLLDGAADLYGQVLRVGFARRLREERRFAGPEELVSQIRRDVEAARDALGQPPVADPLLVPPGQAGSGTPG, encoded by the coding sequence ATGGAGGTCATCTACGGGATCGAGAACTGGCGCGGGTCCCAGCCGGCGTGCGTCGCCGTCGGCACCTTCGACGGCGTCCACCGGGGCCACCAGGCCCTGCTCCGTGGAGCGGTGGCCGCCGCCCACGCCCAGCAGGCGGTGGCGGTGGCACTCACCTTCGATCCCCACCCGCTGGCGGTCCTGGCACCCGACCGGGTGCCCCTCCTGCTGGGCACCCTGGAGGATCGCCTGGCGCTGTTTGCCGCCGCGGGCATCGACCGGGCCCTGGTGATGCGGTTCGACCGTCACCTGGCCCAGACGTCGGCGGAGGACTTCGCCCGCGGGGTGCTGGCGGAACGCCTGCAGGCGCGCGCCGTGTTCGTCGGGTATAATTTCCGATTCGGGCGGGGCGGCGCGGGGACGCCCGAGGACCTGGAGCGCTGGGGCAGCCGGTGGGGTTTCTGGACCCACGTGGTGCCGCCGGTGCGGGTCGGGAACCAGGTGGTGTCCAGCAGCCGCGTCCGTGCCCTGCTGGAGGCGGGCCAGGTGGAGGCGGCGGCCGAAGCCCTGGGCCGGCTGTATTCCGTGGCGGGCCGGGTCGTCCGGGGCGAGGGGCGCGGGGCGGGCCTCGGCTTCCCCACGGCCAACCTGGAGCTGGCGGCGAACCTGGTCCTGCCGGCGCCGGGGGTCTACGCCGTCTGGGTGCGGCACGGTGACGCGCTGCGCCCCGGGGTGGCCAACCTGGGCCGGCGGCCCACCTTCGGCGGGGGCGAGTTGCGCCTGGAGGTCCACCTGCTGGACGGAGCGGCCGACCTTTACGGGCAGGTGCTGCGGGTCGGCTTCGCCCGGCGCCTGCGGGAGGAGCGCCGCTTCGCCGGCCCCGAGGAGCTGGTCAGCCAGATCCGGCGGGACGTGGAGGCCGCCCGGGACGCCCTGGGGCAGCCGCCGGTGGCCGACCCCCTGCTGGTGCCGCCCGGCCAGGCCGGCTCCGGTACCCCCGGGTGA
- the rpsO gene encoding 30S ribosomal protein S15, translated as MALSQERKQQLIKEFAQHEHDTGSPEVQVAILTERINELTEHLRRHKKDHHSRRGLLKMVGKRRRLLQYLKSRDAERYQAVITRLGLRR; from the coding sequence ATGGCCCTGAGCCAGGAGCGGAAGCAGCAGCTGATCAAGGAGTTTGCCCAGCACGAGCACGACACCGGATCGCCTGAGGTGCAGGTGGCCATCCTCACCGAGCGCATCAACGAGCTGACCGAGCACCTGCGCCGCCACAAGAAGGACCACCACTCGCGCCGCGGCCTGCTCAAGATGGTGGGCAAGCGCCGCCGCCTGCTGCAGTACCTGAAGAGCCGCGACGCAGAGCGGTACCAGGCCGTGATCACACGCCTGGGCCTCAGGCGGTGA
- a CDS encoding polyribonucleotide nucleotidyltransferase — protein MGTQASEVKKVFRTELAGRPLIVEIGQLAQQANGSALVRYGDTVILATATASKEPRQGIDFFPLRVDWEERLYAAGRIPGSFFRREGKPSERAILSGRLTDRPLRPLFPKGYRNDVQIIVTTLSYDDDCSPEIAGIIGASVALGISDIPWNGPVGAVEVGLLDGELVINPTAAQREHSRLDLTVAGTKDAINMVEAGAHEVPEATILDAIFRGHEEIKKLVEFQEAIIAQCGKPKAEPVLYEPDPAVAAAVRTRYTERLRAAINHPDKQAREQAVDEVKKAALEELLPEFPEGEMDIKHVLDDVLKEIVRSQILEEGIRPDGRRPDEIRPIHVEVGLLPRAHGSGLFQRGQTQVLTVASLGAPGDRQMLDTLGQIEEFKRYMHHYNFPPYSTGEVAPLRAPSRREIGHGALAERALVPVLPDELEFPYTIRLVSEVLSSNGSTSMASTCGSTLALMDAGVPIKAPVAGVAMGLIKEGDRFAVLTDIQGIEDHLGDMDFKVAGTREGVTAIQMDIKIAGVDRAVLETALEQARAGRLFILEKMLEVIDKPRPELSPYAPRIIIMQIPVEKIREVIGPGGRMVNRIADECGVKIDIEDDGKVYISAQTQQGGEKAKEWIEQIVADVEVGSVYLGKVTRLMTFGAFVEILPGKEGLVHVSRLAPQRVPRVEDMVRPGDTVLVKVVEIDDLGRVNLSRKDALAEQPEKKHMEQLSGPRAHDFDEPLPVGGERRGPGHNGRAGGPGAGPRGRRRR, from the coding sequence ATGGGGACCCAGGCAAGCGAGGTCAAGAAAGTCTTCCGCACCGAGCTGGCCGGTCGCCCGCTGATCGTGGAGATCGGGCAGCTGGCCCAGCAGGCCAACGGCAGCGCCCTGGTGCGTTACGGCGACACGGTGATCCTGGCCACGGCCACGGCCTCCAAGGAACCGCGCCAGGGCATCGACTTCTTCCCCCTGCGGGTCGACTGGGAGGAGCGCCTTTACGCCGCCGGCCGCATTCCCGGCTCCTTCTTCCGCCGCGAGGGGAAGCCCAGCGAGCGCGCCATCCTCTCGGGCCGGCTGACGGACCGGCCGCTGCGGCCCCTGTTCCCCAAGGGCTATCGCAACGACGTGCAGATCATCGTCACCACCCTGTCCTACGACGATGACTGCTCGCCGGAGATCGCCGGCATCATCGGCGCGTCGGTGGCCCTGGGGATCTCGGACATCCCGTGGAACGGGCCCGTGGGAGCGGTGGAGGTGGGGCTGCTGGACGGGGAGCTGGTGATCAACCCCACCGCCGCCCAGCGGGAGCACAGCCGGCTCGACCTCACCGTGGCCGGCACCAAGGACGCCATCAACATGGTGGAGGCCGGCGCCCACGAGGTGCCCGAAGCCACCATCTTGGACGCCATCTTCCGCGGCCACGAGGAGATCAAGAAGCTGGTCGAGTTCCAGGAGGCCATCATCGCCCAGTGCGGCAAGCCCAAGGCGGAGCCCGTCCTGTACGAGCCCGACCCCGCCGTGGCCGCGGCGGTGCGGACCCGCTACACCGAGCGCCTGCGGGCGGCCATCAACCACCCTGACAAGCAGGCGCGGGAGCAGGCGGTGGACGAGGTCAAGAAGGCGGCCCTGGAGGAACTGCTGCCGGAGTTCCCCGAGGGCGAGATGGACATCAAGCACGTGCTGGACGACGTGCTCAAGGAGATCGTCCGCTCCCAGATCCTCGAGGAGGGCATCCGCCCCGACGGCCGCCGGCCCGACGAGATCCGGCCCATTCACGTGGAGGTGGGCCTGCTGCCCCGGGCCCACGGCTCCGGCCTGTTCCAGCGCGGCCAGACCCAGGTGCTGACCGTGGCCTCCCTGGGCGCGCCGGGCGACCGGCAGATGCTGGACACCCTGGGGCAGATCGAAGAGTTCAAGCGCTACATGCACCACTACAACTTCCCGCCCTACAGTACGGGCGAGGTGGCGCCGCTGCGGGCGCCCAGCCGGCGGGAGATCGGCCACGGCGCCCTGGCGGAGCGGGCCCTGGTGCCGGTTCTTCCCGACGAGCTGGAGTTCCCCTACACCATCCGCCTGGTGTCCGAGGTGCTGAGCTCCAACGGCTCCACCTCCATGGCCAGCACCTGCGGCAGCACCCTGGCGCTGATGGACGCGGGCGTGCCCATCAAGGCGCCGGTGGCCGGCGTCGCCATGGGCCTGATCAAGGAAGGCGACCGGTTCGCGGTCCTGACCGACATTCAGGGCATCGAGGACCATCTGGGCGACATGGACTTCAAGGTGGCGGGCACCCGGGAGGGCGTGACGGCGATCCAGATGGACATCAAGATCGCCGGCGTCGACCGGGCGGTGCTGGAGACGGCCCTGGAGCAGGCCCGGGCCGGGCGCCTGTTCATCCTCGAGAAGATGCTCGAGGTGATCGACAAGCCGCGGCCGGAGCTTTCGCCGTACGCCCCGCGGATCATCATCATGCAGATCCCCGTGGAAAAGATCCGGGAGGTCATCGGGCCCGGCGGCCGCATGGTCAACCGCATCGCCGACGAGTGCGGCGTGAAGATCGACATCGAGGACGACGGCAAGGTCTACATCTCCGCCCAGACCCAGCAGGGCGGGGAGAAGGCCAAGGAGTGGATCGAGCAGATCGTCGCCGACGTGGAGGTGGGCAGCGTCTACCTGGGCAAGGTGACGCGGCTCATGACCTTCGGCGCCTTCGTCGAGATCCTGCCCGGCAAGGAGGGCCTGGTCCACGTCTCCCGGCTGGCGCCGCAGCGGGTGCCCAGGGTCGAGGACATGGTGCGCCCCGGCGACACGGTGCTGGTCAAGGTGGTGGAGATCGACGACCTGGGCCGGGTCAACCTGTCGCGCAAGGACGCCCTGGCGGAGCAGCCCGAGAAGAAGCACATGGAGCAGCTCAGCGGGCCGCGGGCCCACGACTTCGACGAGCCCCTACCGGTGGGCGGCGAGCGGCGCGGCCCGGGCCACAACGGGCGCGCGGGCGGGCCGGGAGCCGGTCCCCGCGGGCGGCGGCGCCGGTAG